A section of the Methanosarcina mazei S-6 genome encodes:
- the glyS gene encoding glycine--tRNA ligase produces MDKYEKVFELAKRRGFLWNSFELYGGSRGFYDYGPLGSTLKRRIEQIWREFYVIQEGHMEIECPTIGIEDVFVASGHVGGFSDPLCECKKCGEAFRADHLVENVMDAAGTLSAEQLTEVIKEKGITCPECGGELNDAYEFNLMFKTTIGPGTGRQGYLRPETAQGMFVDFQRLSRFYRDKLPFGAVQIGKSYRNEIAPRQGVIRLREFTQAECELFVDPRNKKHSNFERFAEKELVLYSQAAQQTGEPIRMTVREAVETGVIAHEVLGYNIALTNEFLTKVGIEPAKLRFRQHLKDEMAHYAIDCWDAEIETDRFGWVEIVGIADRTDYDLKAHARVSKTDLYVYVEYDEPKMVTRFVVKPNMGKLGPLFKGKAKAVADALKQLSEEELSKDQITVTVDGEELSVSSDVVDFAEETVKVSGENVIPHVIEPSYGIDRIFYGTMEHAFDEENVAKKAAESGLKGAEEAEGAEKTEGAEKAEKAEKGPEATKDETEGEGEEETRLVMHFSSSVAPVQVAVLPLLTRKELADPAKEIVAKLREKNLLVNYDDSGTIGRRYRRNDEIGTPYSVTVDYDTLQDGTVTIRDRDSMRQIRAPISGIENVLYELIYRGRNFESAGKPFNF; encoded by the coding sequence ATGGACAAATACGAAAAAGTATTCGAGCTGGCAAAACGCCGCGGCTTTTTATGGAATTCATTTGAGCTGTATGGCGGAAGCCGCGGGTTTTATGATTACGGGCCTTTAGGGAGCACGCTGAAAAGGCGCATAGAGCAGATCTGGAGAGAGTTTTACGTAATTCAGGAAGGGCATATGGAAATCGAGTGCCCGACCATAGGTATCGAGGATGTTTTTGTCGCATCAGGGCACGTTGGAGGCTTTTCTGACCCCCTGTGCGAATGCAAGAAATGTGGAGAGGCTTTCCGGGCAGACCACCTGGTGGAAAACGTCATGGATGCGGCAGGGACCCTGAGCGCAGAACAGCTCACAGAAGTCATAAAGGAAAAGGGGATCACCTGTCCCGAGTGTGGCGGAGAGCTCAACGACGCTTATGAATTTAACCTGATGTTCAAGACCACAATCGGGCCCGGAACCGGAAGGCAGGGTTACCTCAGGCCGGAAACAGCGCAGGGGATGTTTGTTGACTTCCAGAGGCTTTCCCGATTCTATAGAGACAAGCTGCCTTTTGGGGCTGTGCAGATAGGCAAATCTTACAGGAACGAAATTGCACCAAGGCAGGGTGTTATAAGGCTCAGGGAATTCACTCAGGCTGAATGTGAACTCTTTGTTGACCCGAGGAACAAGAAGCACTCCAATTTCGAGCGCTTCGCGGAAAAAGAACTTGTTCTTTACTCACAGGCAGCCCAGCAAACAGGTGAACCGATCAGGATGACAGTTCGCGAAGCTGTAGAAACCGGCGTTATCGCCCACGAAGTCCTAGGTTACAACATCGCTCTTACAAACGAGTTTCTGACAAAAGTAGGGATCGAACCTGCAAAGCTCAGGTTCAGGCAGCACCTGAAAGACGAGATGGCACACTACGCAATCGACTGCTGGGATGCCGAAATCGAAACAGACCGCTTCGGCTGGGTTGAAATTGTGGGCATTGCAGACAGGACTGATTATGACCTTAAAGCCCACGCAAGGGTCAGCAAGACAGATCTTTACGTTTACGTAGAGTATGACGAGCCCAAAATGGTGACCCGTTTTGTTGTGAAACCGAATATGGGCAAACTCGGCCCCCTCTTCAAGGGCAAAGCAAAAGCCGTTGCAGACGCCTTAAAACAGCTTTCGGAAGAAGAGCTCTCAAAGGACCAGATCACAGTTACAGTAGACGGAGAAGAACTGTCTGTAAGTTCGGATGTAGTGGATTTTGCCGAAGAGACCGTAAAGGTCAGCGGAGAAAACGTCATTCCTCACGTCATTGAGCCTTCTTATGGTATAGACAGGATCTTCTACGGTACCATGGAACACGCCTTTGACGAAGAAAATGTTGCTAAGAAAGCAGCAGAATCCGGTCTCAAAGGTGCAGAAGAAGCAGAAGGTGCAGAGAAAACAGAAGGTGCAGAGAAAGCAGAAAAGGCAGAAAAAGGACCGGAAGCAACAAAGGATGAAACTGAGGGAGAAGGTGAAGAAGAAACCCGCCTTGTGATGCACTTCTCAAGTTCAGTAGCCCCTGTTCAGGTAGCGGTCCTCCCGCTTCTTACCAGGAAAGAGCTTGCAGACCCTGCAAAAGAGATCGTTGCAAAACTCAGGGAAAAGAACCTGCTCGTCAATTACGACGACTCCGGGACCATCGGGCGCCGCTACAGGAGAAATGATGAAATCGGGACTCCATACTCGGTTACTGTTGATTATGATACCCTTCAGGACGGGACCGTCACAATCAGGGACAGAGACTCCATGCGCCAGATAAGGGCTCCAATCAGTGGAATCGAAAACGTGCTCTACGAACTGATCTACAGGGGCAGAAATTTCGAATCTGCAGGTAAACCCTTTAATTTCTAA